The genomic interval GCCGTGTCGTCAGCCATAAGCTGGTTCGCGGGCGCGGACGGGACGTCTGGTCGGCGAGGAGACTCGAGCGAGAAAAATAGCTAAAGGCGCCCTTCGCAGAGCGCCTCTTGCTGGTGACCCCTACGGGATTCGAACCCGTGCCGCAACCTTGAAAGGGTTGTGACCTAACCGCTAGTCGAAGGGGCCGCGTGAACGACCGTCCGGCTTGTTCTGTTGGTGGGTCGTGCAGGGCTCGAACCTGCGACCCACTGATTAAAAGTCAGTTGCTCTACCGGCTGAGCTAACGACCCAACAGCCAAAGCAGTATATAGAGGCGGACCGCTGCAGTGTCAAGCGCCGTCCCACGCGCCGCAGACCGCTCGCTCGGAGGCGAGCTAGCCCCTCGCCGGGGGCCGTACCGAGGGCATGGAGACTAATGCATAGTGCGCAACTATGCTTTGCTGGCCGTGGATTCTCGAACCTCTCACCTTGTTGTGTCAGTGCCCCCCTGCTAGACTGTCCGAAGGTAGGTTGTGAAAACGCGCACGAGCGGCAGCGTGTGGTCACGACCACGTCAGGAGCGGTCGTAAGAGGCGCCCATCAACCAGCCGGGCGCTCGCGGAAGGAGCAGCCTCCTTGTATCTAGAGGTCCTCATGATGTTCTTGGCGGCGGGTCTCATCGCGGCCGCCGCCCTCGTCGTAGGCGGGCTCCTCGGGCCGAAGAAGCCGGGCGAGGTGAAGCTGTCGGCCTACGAGTCCGGCGTGCCGGCGGTCGGCAGCGCGCGCGAACGCTTCCCGGTGCACTTCTACCTGGTGGCGATGGTGTTCATCATCTTCGACCTGGAGACGGCCTTCTTCTACCCGCTCGCGGTGAAGTTCCAGGCCGCGCCGCAGTTCCTGTTCGCCAACGCCGTCATCTTCGTGGCGATCCTTGCCGTCGGGTACGTGTACCTGCTGCGCAAGGGCGTCCTGAACTGGAAGTGAGCATGGGTCTCCTGGAGCTTTTCGAGAAGGACGTGCAGGAGCTGGAGGCCGAGGGGATCCTCTTCACCAGCCTCAACAAGCTCGTCGCGTGGGGGCGCTCCAACAGCGTGTGGCCCGCCACGTTCGGTCTGGCATGCTGCGCCATCGAGATGATGGCGTCGACGAACCCCCGCAACGACATGGCTCGCCTCGGCTCGGAGGTGTTCCGCGCCAGCCCCCGGCAGGCCGACGTGATGATCGTGGCCGGGCGGCTCTCCAAGAAGATGGCCCCCATCATGCGGCGCGTCTACGACCAGATGCCCGACCCCAAGTGGGTCATCAGCATGGGCGCGTGTGCGTCGTCCGGCGGCATGTTCAACAACTACGCGATCGTGCAGAACGTCGACTCGGTGGTCCCGGTCGACATCTACGTGCCCGGCTGCCCGCCGCGGCCCGAGGCGCTCATCTACGCCGTCATGCAGCTCCAGAAGAAGATCAGGGGCGAGGCGTTCGACGCGCGCGGCGAGCAACTCGCGCCGGTCGAGGGGTGGAGGAGATGAGCGACGCCCTGCTCGCGGACAGCGTCCCGCTAGGGGCGAACCGGAACGCCGCGCTGGTGGCGCTCGCCGAGCTCGGCGGCGTCGTCCGCGAGGACAAGGAGATGGTCAACGTCACCGTCCCCAAGGCCAGGATCGTCGAGGCCCTGCGCGCCTGCCGCGCGGCCGGGCTCGAGATGCTCACCGACGTCTTCGGGATCGACTACCTGACCTA from Trueperaceae bacterium carries:
- a CDS encoding NADH-quinone oxidoreductase subunit A, which translates into the protein MYLEVLMMFLAAGLIAAAALVVGGLLGPKKPGEVKLSAYESGVPAVGSARERFPVHFYLVAMVFIIFDLETAFFYPLAVKFQAAPQFLFANAVIFVAILAVGYVYLLRKGVLNWK
- a CDS encoding NADH-quinone oxidoreductase subunit B → MGLLELFEKDVQELEAEGILFTSLNKLVAWGRSNSVWPATFGLACCAIEMMASTNPRNDMARLGSEVFRASPRQADVMIVAGRLSKKMAPIMRRVYDQMPDPKWVISMGACASSGGMFNNYAIVQNVDSVVPVDIYVPGCPPRPEALIYAVMQLQKKIRGEAFDARGEQLAPVEGWRR